A genomic segment from Micromonospora echinaurantiaca encodes:
- a CDS encoding sulfurtransferase TusA family protein, which produces MTAPREVLDCRGQRCPLPVIAVARRLPELPVGTVVRVLADDPAAAVDIPAWCRMRGHEFLGKVTGDDGPAYDVRRQH; this is translated from the coding sequence GTGACCGCGCCGCGGGAGGTGCTGGACTGTCGCGGGCAGCGCTGCCCGCTGCCGGTGATCGCGGTCGCCCGCCGGCTGCCCGAGCTGCCGGTGGGCACCGTGGTCCGGGTGCTGGCCGACGACCCGGCGGCGGCGGTGGACATCCCGGCCTGGTGCCGGATGCGCGGTCACGAGTTCCTCGGCAAGGTCACCGGCGACGACGGCCCCGCCTACGACGTGCGCCGCCAGCACTGA